Proteins found in one Pocillopora verrucosa isolate sample1 chromosome 12, ASM3666991v2, whole genome shotgun sequence genomic segment:
- the LOC136277131 gene encoding uncharacterized protein, whose protein sequence is MIPERIVQQYQQYCCETNFEPMSKRTLQRVLAVCSSSVRKSLQGLDNFSASGVEAFDALEKLVDKLVDCGKTQQWAREIKQQLRLSKQYLKGDYKVHAVEASEVPDHCRIYALSDPSNAEFRGSCDHLHNESCEQCYDLQEVLCTIEDECSSALSSAEDQADMLHTIKQARDDIISWKAHQLRSVHQAEAKHSVLAKLDSRSVLLVQDWAMNYMPRKYREAQSDWFAKRGLPWHISVAIRRSEDSGHFESQTLVHVFQSCAQDSVTVASIMLDCLTTLKKEIPELEMAYYKQDNAGCYHSGNSIISAKLAGDAVGVAVVRNDFSDPQGGKGVCDRKAATIKGDVGRYVNEGNDVINALQFKTAIESGQGTTGVKASYVTAKPSSTFNIKWDGISLLNNFEYDESGVRVWRAFNVGSGKVVPWAKFEGVMKQPEKLEILDPPSPNPSGSPTFKIVGHQHIKKSSVKADFSTESENQDRRCIGEYKPDDMLFPCPEEGCVKAYSRFANLQTHLDTGKHQMMLEQETLYDKAKREYSSKQTEGRSRIPSVQVAAQSKRDGLPPLPMGWALKKIKKKVRFTKKQTEFLTDQFQKGEYSGRKSDPQEVSKTMSLARDQAGERRFQPDEVLTSQQISGFFSRLSGKKRLEVTAADNEAKASEVSGVDMASVDEDEISAEAEKHLSAVCANVMRDVAIQHPIVSFDVNICELVQKRTITTLRVDRLRDMCIDLGLDISDISPQKRKKPFIARLTQLVQECTCSSK, encoded by the exons ATGATACCAGAGCGTATTGTCCAGCAGTATCAACAATACTGCTGTGAAACCAACTTTGAGCCTATGAGTAAGAGGACGCTACAGAGAGTTTTGGCCGTGTGTTCTTCATCTGTTCGGAAGTCTCTGCAAGGACTTGATAACTTTTCAGCATCAGGGGTGGAAGCATTTGATGCTTTAGAAAAACTCGTTGATAAGCTTGTTGACTGTGGCAAGACTCAGCAATGGGCGAGGGAAATTAAGCAGCAACTTCGTTTGTCGAAGCAGTACCTAAAGGGCGACTACAAA gtacatGCAGTGGAGGCCTCTGAGGTTCCCGATCATTGTCGAATTTACGCGCTAAGTGACCCAAGCAATGCTGAATTTCGGGGCTCCTGCGACCATCTCCACAATGAGTCATGTGAACAGTGTTATGACTTACAAGAAGTATTGTGTACCATAGAAGATGAGTGTTCAAGTGCGCTCTCGTCAGCAGAAGATCAAGCTGACATGCTGCATACCATTAAACAGGCAAGGGATGATATCATCAGCTGGAAAGCCCATCAGCTACGTTCAGTCCACCAAGCTGAGGCAAAGCATTCAGTTTTAGCCAAACTCGACAGCCGATCGGTGCTGTTAGTCCAGGACTGGGCAATGAATTATATGCCCCGAAAATATCGAGAGGCACAGTCAGATTGGTTTGCGAAGCGAGGATTGCCATGGCACATTAGCGTTGCCATAAGACGGTCAGAGGATTCTGGGCACTTTGAATCGCAAACACTTGTTCACGTATTCCAAAGCTGCGCCCAAGACAGTGTGACTGTGGCTTCGATAATGCTTGACTGCCTCACtaccctgaaaaaggaaattccagagCTGGAAATGGCTTATTACAAACAAGATAACGCTGGCTGTTATCACAGCGGAAATTCAATCATCTCAGCTAAGCTGGCTGGTGATGCCGTGGgagtggctgttgtaagaaacgACTTTTCGGACCCTCAAGGTGGAAAGGGGGTATGTGATCGCAAAGCGGCAACAATCAAGGGAGACGTTGGAAGGTACGTAAACGAAGGCAATGATGTCATCAACGCtctacagttcaaaacagccattgaaTCTGGCCAAGGAACCACAGGAGTGAAAGCAAGTTATGTTACTGCCAAACCGTCAAGCACCTTTAATATCAAATGGGATGGCATAAGCTTACTCAACAATTTTGAGTACGATGAAAGTGGCGTACGAGTGTGGAGAGCATTCAATGTGGGTTCCGGTAAAGTAGTGCCATGGGCCAAGTTCGAAGGAGTCATGAAGCAGcccgaaaaattggaaatcctaGACCCGCCATCGCCAAATCCAAGTGGTTCACCGACGTTCAAGATTGTGGGACACCAACATATTAAGAAAAGCTCTGTCAAAGCAGATTTCTCAACTGAAAGCGAAAACCAAGATCGACGCTGTATTGGGGAATATAAGCCAGATGACATGCTTTTCCCGTGTCCAGAAGAAGGATGTGTAAAAGCATACAGTCGCTTTGCAAACCTCCAGACACACCTagatactggaaaacaccaaatgatgctcgaacaagaaactctctacgataaagctaaaagagaatattcttccaAGCAGACGGAGGGACGCAGTCGAATACCAAGCGTTCAAGTTGCTGCACAATCAAAGCGTGACGGCTTGCCTCCTCTTCCAATGGGTTGGGCCctgaagaaaattaagaaaaaggtgcgttttacaaagaaacagacCGAATTCTTAACTGACCAATTTCAAAAAGGGGAGTATAGTGGACGGAAAAGCGATCCACAGGAAGTTTCGAAAACCATGAGCCTAGCAAGAGACCAAGCGGGGGAACGCCGATTTCAACCTGATGAAGTCCTTACGTCGCAGCAAATTAGTGGCTTCTTCAGCCGTCTTTCAGGAAAGAAGCGATTAGAAGTTACAGCCGCCGATAACGAAGCAAAAGCTAGTGAAGTCTCAGGAGTGGATATGGCGAGCGTCGACGAGGACGAAATCTCCGCCGAAGCTGAGAAGCATCTATCTGCAGTGTGTGCAAATGTGATGAGAGATGTGGCTATTCAGCATCCGATTGTATCTTTCGATGTTAACATCTGCGAACTTGTACAAAAACGTACAATCACAACTTTAAGAGTGGATAggctaagagacatgtgcatCGACCTTGGGCTGGATATTTCTGACATTTCAccacaaaagaggaaaaagccaTTCATCGCACGACTCACACAATTAGTCCAAGAGTGTACCTGCTCTTCCAAGTAA
- the LOC136277132 gene encoding adenosine receptor A3-like: protein MNVSMSEDSILKSSRSKFFCLGAPLIIWDLERKVFIQLGIALSALIGSFAVLLNILVILAIKKTRELQTNSINLVTSLAVADLIVGAVSAPFNITLDALVLRGTVSVGMICVIANVTRYVSNTAYRTSYYHVVLFSWERYVAIVKPMKYKAIVTEKRLTRLAIIAWMAALTTSVLFGALEATAVSKMVLRVTFAIVHFLAFTLMVYFYSMVYIAIRRWNRSQFSHVNALIKARMESKTALTVFLLTIAILIAIVPLGVAHVLAQRSLFFREISVLRWAETFLLLNSIVNPALYFYRNRKYRKAAFKLLRKPREIQPAVFRGLRRRRQRYSSAFVNVKELVYIERGQCFTRSQSWIADTHMVTGIPTVSREPVVAIMNRRMSCPPLIGHGNLREVIQPLTRTVKVQIEPPPIKK from the coding sequence ATGAATGTGAGTATGTCTGAAGACTCCATTTTAAAATCTTCCCGGTCAAAGTTCTTTTGTCTAGGTGCTCCGCTGATTATCTGGGATTTAGAAAGGAAAGTGTTCATACAGCTTGGAATCGCTTTATCTGCCCTCATAGGTTCATTTGCAGTTTTGTTGAACATTTTGGTGATCTTAGCAATCAAGAAAACGAGAGAATTGCAGACAAACTCTATTAATTTAGTCACCAGTTTGGCAGTCGCAGATCTCATAGTGGGTGCGGTTTCTGCCCCATTTAACATCACTTTAGATGCATTAGTTCTTCGAGGAACTGTCTCGGTAGGCATGATCTGTGTGATAGCTAACGTTACCAGATATGTTTCGAACACTGCTTACCGTACCTCGTACTATCATGTAGTTCTGTTCAGTTGGGAGAGGTATGTTGCAATTGTAAAGCCTATGAAGTACAAGGCTATAGTAACCGAGAAACGCTTAACGAGATTAGCGATAATCGCTTGGATGGCAGCCCTTACAACATCGGTCTTATTTGGTGCATTAGAAGCCACTGCGGTTTCCAAAATGGTGCTTCGTGTTACATTTGCTATTGTACACTTTCTCGCCTTTACCCTTATGGTGTATTTTTATTCCATGGTTTATATCGCAATACGAAGATGGAACCGAAGCCAATTCAGCCACGTCAATGCTCTGATCAAAGCAAGGATGGAAAGTAAAACGGCTTTGACGGTGTTTCTACTAACAATTGCCATTTTAATCGCTATCGTTCCTTTAGGGGTTGCACACGTCTTAGCGCAacgttcccttttttttcgtgaaatttCAGTTTTGCGATGGGCGGAAACTTTCCTCCTGTTAAACTCCATTGTAAATCCTGCGCTGTATTTTTATAGAAACAGGAAATACAGAAAAGCTGCTTTTAAACTGCTAAGAAAGCCACGGGAAATTCAGCCAGCGGTTTTCAGAGGTCTTCGTAGAAGACGCCAGCGATATTCCTCCGCGTTTGTAAATGTTAAAGAGCTTGTCTACATAGAAAGAGGTCAATGCTTCACACGGTCACAGTCCTGGATAGCGGACACACACATGGTCACTGGAATACCGACCGTGTCTCGAGAACCAGTGGTCGCAATAATGAACAGAAGAATGTCATGTCCACCCTTAATAGGGCATGGAAACCTTCGTGAAGTGATTCAACCTTTAACTCGAACTGTCAAGGTGCAGATTGAACCTCCTCCTATAAAGAAATAA